In the Brassica napus cultivar Da-Ae chromosome A7, Da-Ae, whole genome shotgun sequence genome, one interval contains:
- the LOC106356303 gene encoding uncharacterized protein At2g34160, whose product MEGITEGVNSMSLGVDTQKKNRIQVSHTKKPLFFYVNLAKRYMQQYSDVELSALGMAIATVVTVAEILKNNGFAVEKKIMTSTVDIKDDSRGRPVQKAKIEITLSKSEKFDELMAAANEEKEAAEAQEQS is encoded by the exons ATGGAAGGGATCACGGAAGGAGTCAACAGCATGAGCCTGGGCGTTGATACCCAGAAGAAGAATCGGATTCAGGTTTCGCACACCAAGAAACCGTTGTTCTTCTACGTCAATCTCGCCAAG AGGTACATGCAGCAGTACTCAGATGTCGAGTTGTCTGCACTTGGAATGG CTATTGCTACGGTTGTTACTGTCGCTGAGATATTGAAGAACAATGGTTTTGCTGTTGAAAAGA AGATCATGACTTCGACTGTGGATATCAAGGATGATTCGAGGGGACGTCCTGTGCAGAAAGCCAAG ATTGAGATAACGCTCTCCAAGTCTGAGAAGTTTGATGAATTAATGGCTGCAGCCAATGAGGAGAAGGAGGCTGCAGAAGCCCAAGAGCAGAGCTGA